The genomic interval tatgaaattaaattaaggacatgcatcagaaaaattgggaatgttggacaataaatatatgaatataacagcttgattttgctgTTTTgtctaaaaaatatattgttcgctgcaaacatgatgatcttaaatgtattaattattaatttactattaataaatgtataaagttgcataaaatggaaatactcaataactacgttacctcagatggttgaatggttggattccacaactggtaaaataaaacatatataagacaatacaacatttactgtaggtgccataaaatttactgatgatttaatttgaaaaatgcTCTATTGCGTTTCTGATTTGGTtgtgaaattcgccgattttgggtgcgtaagatgtgaaggattctatggtccagttagtattttcaccccataatggcggccgcgctaccggagcgccatctagtggctgttgcccaaaaagtgtcgcctcttgggttctctttgcttacggtttggtctgcccgatcacttttaggggagaatcctgatccttggaaattttaacaattacagtAGGGTTTCAGTGCTAcgcgcttgaacccctaaataAAAGTAAGTCCAGGTCACTGCTCATTTTCATGTTaatcaaaagttaaaaaaaaaaaaaaaaaaaagtaaacatttctGCTGGAAAACTCTACAAAGTGAGTGTGGTGGCCATGGAAACGATGGTCAAGACAGCATAGTGACAGAACAACCAGTGAAAGAACGAAAAGCACACCCTTAGAAACAAGTCTGTCCATCCCATGCACTTGTTTTGCTGCTGTTTATatcaattatttttctttctccaactttttttttttttcatcaagaGTACAAATTCCCATGGAAATTGTCTAATTTTCccataaaaagtgttttatagcCTAATGGTGGTTACCAAGAAAAGCAGTATTCAGCtcgtcatgtgatctcaacatgtcGGCCCCTATGAAGTGAACCActccatgtaaaataaaacagccTTTATACTGATAAGACTGGAGTATGATTTTGTAtgtaaaacataattatttatttaacatatcttttattttttaaaacattttaattatatatgttGCCATATCATAAACTTACttttcgtaaaaaaaaaaaaaaaaaaaaaaattgtaaatagttTGTGCTGTTACCCGCTCCGTCCTATAGGTGGCAGTGATAAATACCGAGTGTATAGCATCTGTCATTTACAAGGCAGAGAAGTGGGTGTCGACGGTGTTGTTGACATTGCCCAGCAGCAAGATAAAAGTTCTCAAGAGTGATATGGCAGTATTGTCAACCGCTTCAAATATATGTTTTCAGCCGGACAGTTGAAAACACAGAACCGTCTGATGACTGTGCACTTCGGTTGATTTTGTGGAAGTGGTTGTGAGTAACCGTACATTCTGCTTTTCTGGGTAGGGACAAGACAGAATACGAGGTCAACGATCGCAACAGCTTGTTTCTCAGAACAGACTGTTTGTTTTACTCAGTTATTGCTGCCGTTAGCTGTTATTTCGCATGTATGTGGGTATtacaatgatttattatttactttttgatGCATGAATTACTAAATAACCAGGGGAAGTaattttttagcatttacttTTTTGATGCATGACTTACTAAAACCACTAAGGAAGTGAttgttttttgcttcaaaacaagaatataattcaatatatatttttgaatggTGTATTTTGAGAGGGGAACACATTTTGTCCACTGTAGTGGACACCATTCATTTATGGTTGTAATGTAAACCAGTATTAACCAGTGGCAACTAGTAAGAAAGCATGTCCGTtataacaataattaacttGCAACATTTATTATGAGCATGTAAAATAACATGCTGTAATAAATTATGATCGACCTTGAATAGAAAAGATTGCAGACTGTATCAGTATCTGAACCTTACTATCACCCCACACATACACAACCCCCCACTACACATGCACGTGCACACGTCCTTCTTGTGTACGTGCTGTTTACTGCATGTCCATATTGCTTTATTTCCACAAAATATACGCACTAGAGAGTAAGTCTTAGAATTATGCAcgcaatatttacaaaaatgttcttctgaaaacttttttttttttttttttttttttacatttttgttttgttaaaatatattttaaacatcatatttataaatactaaaaacatttataataccAATAcctctactactactactactactaataataataataataatttattatttttaaataatgattttaatagtCACAGTAGAGGTTAATGGAAACTCATAGAAATGTCCAATGAACATATAAAGCCTTTAATGCCGAAAAAATCAGTTATGGAAGGTAAACTACAGCAAATTAAAAATGTGCTTCACCACTTTTGTTGGCCATGTTGAATTTTTGTTGACTCTAAAAATGGACAGTGATATAGAATTATGGGAAAGGCCTCAGGTAAACAGTTGTGGTGGTTTAGATGTACTATCACACGCTGAATTGTCAAAAAATGGCTTTTATCTGTACATTGTAGTGGACGTTGTGCATTATAGGGTTTAAGGTGATTGCGCAGGCATGGCTGACTGATTTCTAGTACACAAGAAGCAAACATGCATATCTTCTCTTCACTCAAGGTAAATAAATATGTCTTTTAGGTTATCAGTATGACTCGTGATATCATTCTTGGAGAGGAACTGCCCGACTGGGTTGGGGCAAAAGAGTTTTATCAGAAGTATGATCCCAAAGAGGTGATTGGCAGGTGAGCATTTGTACTATTTAGCAAGTGTTTTGATGTCATTTATTGAGATGTCTTGTGTAACTAAACTGTCCCATGTGCAGAGGTGTGAGCAGTGTGGTGCGCAGATGTGTCCACAAACACACGGGGCAGGAGTTTGCAGTGAAGATCATTGAGATCACTGCGGAGAAAATGACAGAACAGCAGTTAGAGGAGGTGAAGAGCTCCACGCTGAAGGAGATCCATGTGCTTACTGTAGTGAAGGGCCACCCGTCCATCAGTGAGTCTGAATGGTAGTGCTAATGTTTGAAATGATGTGTTCAGCCCTTTCTGAGTATTAACTGGCCttatttttgctctttttcAGTCACACTTATTGATTCTTATGAGTCAACAACCTTCATATTTTTGGTATTCGACCTGtaagtatattatattatattataccattcaaaagtttggggtcagtaggattttttttttttttaagaaattaatactttcattcagcaagggtgcattaaattgatcaaaagtgaatgGTAACGTATatgttataatttaaaacaaaattcacATACAACTTTTTGTACAGTATGAGGAGAGGAGAACTATTTGATTACTTGACTGAAAAAGTCACTCTCAGTGAAAAGGAAACCAGGTGAGTTTTTTTATCTTCTCAAATCTTGCTTAAAGCTTCTATGGTAGCAAATTTTTCATCTCATACCATATTTTGGTTGCAAATGTTCTTGCCTTTAGGAGTATGATGCGTGCTCTTCTGGAGGCTGTCCACTATCTACATTCTCTAAATATTGTACATCGTGACCTCAAACCTGAAAATGTGCTGCTAGACAACCAGGGACACATCAAACTTTCTGACTTTGGCTTTTCAGTCCAGCTGAGGCCTGATGAAAGACTAAGAGGTGAGAAAATCAACACTGTCCTTTCACAGCGGCAAATCAATTTAAAACCTGTTTAACTGAACAACATACGTTGTTTGAACACTTTGTCAATTTCCCTTGTTAGAGTTGTGTGGAACACCAGGATATCTTGCACCAGAGATTCTGAAGTGCTCCATGGATGAGACACATGAGGGATATGGAAAAGAGGTTGACctgtgagtaaataataatcatattttgctATTAAACCTTTCTTTGGGTCACAAAAGCATTGTGGATGGTTCATCGTCTGTGCCATGTTTTCCAACAGGTGGGCTTGTGGTGTGATCCTATTCACACTTCTTGCTGGCTCTCCACCGTTCTGGCATCGCAAACAGCTGCTGATGCTGAGAATGATCATGGAAGGCCGGTACCAGTTTAGTTCTCCAGAGTGGGATGACCGTTCTGACACCGTCAAAGACTTGGTGAGATGCTTAGcattgtcttaaagggatagttcagccaaaaatgcaaatgatcccatgatttactcaccctcaagccatcctcggtgtatatgactattttcttttagatgagcacaatcggagatatattccAAAATATCCTGGCACTTCCCAGCTTTATAGTGGCAGTAAACAgggggtgagattttgaagcccaaaaaaatgcatccatccatcataaaaataatcc from Ctenopharyngodon idella isolate HZGC_01 chromosome 12, HZGC01, whole genome shotgun sequence carries:
- the phkg2 gene encoding phosphorylase b kinase gamma catalytic chain, liver/testis isoform; translated protein: MTRDIILGEELPDWVGAKEFYQKYDPKEVIGRGVSSVVRRCVHKHTGQEFAVKIIEITAEKMTEQQLEEVKSSTLKEIHVLTVVKGHPSIITLIDSYESTTFIFLVFDLMRRGELFDYLTEKVTLSEKETRSMMRALLEAVHYLHSLNIVHRDLKPENVLLDNQGHIKLSDFGFSVQLRPDERLRELCGTPGYLAPEILKCSMDETHEGYGKEVDLWACGVILFTLLAGSPPFWHRKQLLMLRMIMEGRYQFSSPEWDDRSDTVKDLISRLLVVEPTLRLTAEQALAHPFFRQYQKEDVRLFSPRKTFKALILTVLACIRMQCRYYRARPLTKELLARDPYSIRGVRKLIDGCAFRIYGHWVKKGEQQNRAALFQNTAKIVLLGLEDLEN